In Armatimonadota bacterium, one genomic interval encodes:
- a CDS encoding V-type ATP synthase subunit E has protein sequence MSSELLALLEQEAAAERDRILAEARAQAEELRTAALAQARQVVETQRRQQEAALQSRRLRAQSAARLQAQALLLQEKDRIIADIFRRAEEALDQVIRDRARYSRILEQLVAEGVRGLNGRVLIDAHPDDLEMVRAVIRRQGVDAEVRAADGLHGGVRLLSADERYVVVNTLASRLERARLALAAEIARTLWG, from the coding sequence ATGAGCTCGGAACTGCTGGCCCTGCTGGAACAGGAGGCGGCCGCAGAACGGGACCGCATCCTGGCCGAGGCGCGCGCGCAGGCGGAAGAGCTCCGTACCGCCGCCCTGGCGCAGGCGCGCCAGGTGGTGGAGACGCAGCGCCGCCAGCAGGAGGCAGCGCTGCAGAGCCGTCGCCTCCGCGCGCAGAGCGCGGCCCGCCTTCAGGCGCAGGCGCTGCTGCTACAGGAGAAGGACCGGATCATCGCCGACATCTTCCGCCGCGCCGAGGAGGCCCTGGACCAGGTGATTCGGGACCGGGCTCGCTACAGCCGGATACTGGAACAGCTCGTCGCTGAGGGTGTCCGCGGGCTCAACGGCCGGGTGCTTATCGACGCCCACCCCGACGATCTGGAGATGGTGCGCGCCGTGATCCGGCGACAGGGGGTGGACGCCGAGGTGCGGGCGGCGGACGGCCTGCACGGGGGGGTGCGCCTGCTTTCTGCGGACGAGCGCTACGTCGTGGTAAACACGCTGGCCTCCCGGCTGGAACGGGCACGCCTGGCGCTGGCGGCGGAGATCGCCCGGACGC